One genomic segment of Protaetiibacter intestinalis includes these proteins:
- a CDS encoding SDR family oxidoreductase: protein MSTYAVTGSASGMGKATADKLRAAGHTVIGVDLKDAEVVADLSTAEGRAAAAKAVVARADGRLDGAVLAAGLGPHPGRELLIAEVNYFGVVELLEAWRPALAAAGSSRVVVFSSNSSTTVPVVPKRTIAAFLAGDAKKAVAATRLFKDNASAMVYAGSKIAVTRWLRRAAVRPEWAGAGIRLNAIAPGAILTPLLQAQLDDPHQRGAIEAFPIPVGHLGDAEQLADWVVFLLGPAAEFMAGSVVFVDGGTDAYFRSEDWPRAVPFSGLRRYLRLNKEFAARKAAAAGS from the coding sequence ATGAGCACCTACGCCGTCACCGGATCCGCATCCGGAATGGGCAAGGCGACCGCCGACAAGCTGCGCGCCGCCGGCCACACCGTCATCGGCGTCGACCTGAAGGACGCGGAGGTCGTCGCCGACCTCTCGACGGCCGAGGGCCGCGCCGCCGCCGCGAAGGCGGTCGTCGCGCGGGCCGACGGCCGGCTCGACGGCGCCGTGCTCGCCGCGGGCCTCGGGCCGCACCCCGGCCGCGAGCTGCTCATCGCCGAGGTCAACTACTTCGGCGTCGTCGAGCTGCTCGAGGCGTGGCGGCCGGCGCTCGCCGCCGCGGGCTCCTCGCGCGTCGTCGTGTTCTCGTCGAACTCCTCGACCACCGTGCCGGTCGTGCCGAAGCGGACGATCGCCGCCTTCCTCGCCGGGGACGCCAAGAAGGCGGTCGCCGCGACCCGGCTCTTCAAGGACAACGCCTCGGCGATGGTCTACGCGGGCTCGAAGATCGCCGTCACCCGGTGGCTCCGCCGCGCGGCCGTGCGCCCGGAGTGGGCCGGCGCCGGCATCCGCCTCAACGCGATCGCGCCCGGCGCCATCCTCACCCCGCTGCTGCAGGCGCAGCTCGACGACCCGCACCAGCGCGGGGCGATCGAGGCGTTCCCGATCCCGGTCGGGCACCTCGGCGACGCCGAGCAGCTCGCCGACTGGGTGGTGTTCCTGCTCGGGCCCGCCGCCGAGTTCATGGCGGGCAGCGTCGTGTTCGTCGACGGCGGCACGGATGCCTACTTCCGCAGCGAGGACTGGCCGCGCGCCGTGCCGTTCAGCGGCCTGCGCCGCTACCTGCGGCTGAACAAGGAGTTCGCGGCGCGCAAGGCCGCGGCCGCCGGGAGCTGA
- a CDS encoding MarR family winged helix-turn-helix transcriptional regulator: MARKLDRDDATQHPQRLDLPYRDDVTASLVRVLAQWSSGDYQREIARGAGIPDDERAIRLIYALAARGPQRPSALAGLLDTSPAATSRLLESLAAAGLAHRTPDPLDARATLVVLTDAGRASARNLFSAGDALMRRLLADWTEADRERFAALLHRFADAVEARPDTHGGTP, encoded by the coding sequence ATGGCCCGCAAGCTCGACCGCGACGACGCGACGCAGCATCCGCAGCGCCTCGACCTGCCCTACCGCGACGACGTCACCGCCTCGCTCGTGCGCGTGCTCGCTCAGTGGAGCTCCGGCGACTACCAGCGCGAGATCGCGCGCGGCGCCGGCATCCCCGACGACGAGCGCGCCATCCGCCTGATCTACGCGCTCGCGGCGCGCGGACCCCAGCGTCCCTCGGCGCTGGCCGGGCTGCTCGACACCTCGCCGGCCGCCACGAGCCGCCTGCTCGAGAGCCTCGCCGCCGCGGGGCTCGCCCACCGGACCCCGGATCCGCTCGACGCACGCGCCACGCTCGTCGTGCTGACGGATGCCGGGCGCGCGTCGGCGCGGAACCTGTTCTCGGCCGGCGACGCGCTCATGCGCCGACTGCTCGCGGACTGGACGGAGGCCGACCGCGAGCGATTCGCCGCCCTGCTCCACCGCTTCGCCGACGCCGTCGAAGCCCGACCCGACACCCACGGAGGAACCCCATGA
- a CDS encoding thiamine-binding protein, producing MLVAFSVAPSGTGNADGSVHDAVAAAVQIVRESGLPNRTTSMFTELEGEWDEVFDVVKRATDAVAAFGSRVSLVLKADIRPGYAGELDGKVERLERAIDELGS from the coding sequence GTGCTCGTCGCCTTCTCGGTCGCCCCGTCCGGCACCGGCAACGCGGACGGCTCGGTGCACGACGCCGTCGCGGCGGCGGTGCAGATCGTGCGGGAGTCGGGCCTGCCGAACCGCACCACCTCGATGTTCACCGAGCTCGAGGGGGAGTGGGACGAGGTCTTCGACGTCGTCAAGCGCGCCACGGATGCCGTGGCCGCCTTCGGTTCGCGCGTCTCGCTCGTGCTGAAGGCCGACATCCGCCCCGGCTACGCGGGCGAGCTCGACGGCAAGGTCGAGCGGCTGGAGCGCGCGATCGACGAGCTGGGCTCCTAG
- a CDS encoding phosphoglyceromutase: MTSTLILLRHGNSDWNQKNLFTGWVDVRLSEQGVAEAKRAGELLAESGLKPGILYTSVLTRAIQTANLALEVADRLWIPVKRSWRLNERHYGALQGLDKAETLEKYGPEQFQTWRRSFDTPPPPLADDAEYSQVGDERYADLADAELPRTESLKLVIDRMLPYWFSDITQDLAAGTTVLVTAHGNSLRALVKHLDGIGDDEIAELNIPTGIPLVYELDDDFRPTGPGRYLDPEAAAAGAAAVAAQGKK, translated from the coding sequence ATGACCTCCACGCTCATCCTGCTGCGCCACGGCAACTCCGACTGGAACCAGAAGAACCTCTTCACCGGATGGGTGGATGTGCGCCTCTCCGAGCAGGGCGTCGCCGAGGCGAAGCGCGCGGGCGAGCTGCTCGCCGAGTCGGGCCTGAAGCCCGGCATCCTCTACACGAGCGTGCTGACCCGCGCCATCCAGACCGCCAACCTCGCCCTCGAGGTGGCCGACCGCCTGTGGATCCCGGTCAAGCGCAGCTGGCGCCTCAACGAGCGCCACTACGGCGCCCTGCAGGGCCTCGACAAGGCCGAGACCCTCGAGAAGTACGGCCCCGAGCAGTTCCAGACCTGGCGTCGCAGCTTCGACACCCCGCCGCCGCCGCTCGCCGACGACGCCGAGTACAGCCAGGTGGGCGACGAGCGCTACGCCGACCTCGCCGACGCCGAGCTCCCCCGCACCGAGAGCCTCAAGCTCGTGATCGACCGGATGCTGCCCTACTGGTTCTCCGACATCACGCAGGACCTCGCCGCCGGCACGACGGTGCTCGTCACGGCGCACGGCAACTCGCTGCGCGCCCTCGTCAAGCACCTCGACGGCATCGGCGACGACGAGATCGCCGAGCTCAACATCCCCACCGGCATCCCGCTCGTCTACGAGCTCGACGACGACTTCCGCCCCACCGGCCCCGGCCGCTACCTCGACCCGGAGGCCGCCGCCGCCGGCGCCGCCGCGGTCGCCGCGCAGGGCAAGAAGTAG
- a CDS encoding class I SAM-dependent methyltransferase produces the protein MARLGRPQGRITRGTTGVNRLRRVDRWIAALPALRAASDPLVVDLGYGASATTSNELHERLARVRADVEVLGIEIDPERVRLASAAARPGVSFRLGGFEVPTDDGRRPAIIRAFNVLRQYEEAEVADAWARMTARLAPGGALVEGTCDELGRVASWVTLDASGPQSFTVSLRLAGLEAPSIVAERLPKALIHRNVPGERIHGLLVELDRAWAANAPLGVYGPVQRWQATVASLRDAGHPVLDRPPLGGRGRWRLGELSLPWAAVAPLP, from the coding sequence ATGGCGAGGTTGGGCAGACCGCAGGGGCGGATCACGCGCGGCACCACCGGGGTGAACCGGCTGCGGCGCGTCGACCGCTGGATCGCGGCGCTGCCGGCGCTGCGGGCGGCATCCGACCCGCTCGTCGTCGACCTCGGCTACGGCGCCTCCGCGACGACGAGCAACGAGCTGCACGAGCGGCTCGCCCGGGTGCGGGCGGACGTCGAGGTGCTGGGCATCGAGATCGACCCCGAGCGCGTACGGCTGGCGTCCGCCGCCGCGCGGCCCGGGGTGAGCTTCCGGCTCGGCGGCTTCGAGGTGCCGACGGACGACGGACGCCGCCCCGCGATCATCCGCGCCTTCAACGTGCTGCGGCAGTACGAGGAGGCGGAGGTCGCGGATGCCTGGGCGCGCATGACGGCGCGGCTCGCCCCCGGCGGCGCGCTCGTCGAGGGCACCTGCGACGAGCTGGGGCGCGTCGCGAGCTGGGTGACGCTCGACGCATCCGGGCCGCAGAGCTTCACGGTCTCGCTGCGGCTCGCGGGGCTCGAGGCGCCGTCGATCGTCGCGGAGCGGCTGCCGAAGGCCCTCATCCACCGCAACGTGCCGGGCGAGCGCATCCACGGCCTGCTCGTCGAGCTCGACCGCGCCTGGGCGGCGAACGCCCCGCTCGGCGTCTACGGTCCGGTGCAGCGCTGGCAGGCGACCGTCGCATCCCTGCGCGACGCGGGCCATCCCGTCCTCGACCGCCCGCCGCTCGGCGGCCGCGGCCGCTGGCGCCTCGGCGAGCTCTCGCTCCCCTGGGCCGCCGTCGCACCCCTCCCCTGA
- a CDS encoding FUSC family protein, giving the protein MTDGRADGVSAELRRLERRVRRQVDARMAGRRVWESLPAITQILVAVAAAYAIAHWGFGHAVPLLAVTVTINSLGFTRDARPVRVAETVLGILLGIALGDALALLVGRGLWQLVVVLAVVFVVGRAVSANPAFAVAAAVPSALVVLLPEPDGGPFTRSLDGLIGGAVALLATALVPRDPRRAAARDGRALFSVLEESLAGVVDALADADPAAAELALSRLRRTQPLVDAWATSLDSAISVARISPWVHRQLPELRRDARVAAAADLTARHLRTIARRSEFLVRDGRSRPELASVVSQLATAVRLLGLELDDAELAGSARTELTHLAARLDPASLIPGAGASDVTVLLLLRPLAVDLLVATALTPGEARSLLPPVD; this is encoded by the coding sequence GTGACCGACGGGCGTGCCGACGGCGTGAGCGCCGAGCTGCGCCGACTCGAGCGGCGCGTGCGGCGGCAGGTCGACGCGCGGATGGCGGGACGGCGCGTGTGGGAGTCGCTGCCGGCGATCACGCAGATCCTGGTGGCGGTGGCCGCCGCCTACGCGATCGCGCACTGGGGGTTCGGGCACGCGGTGCCGCTGCTCGCGGTGACCGTCACGATCAACTCGCTCGGGTTCACGCGCGACGCCCGGCCGGTGCGGGTGGCCGAGACGGTGCTCGGCATCCTGCTCGGCATCGCCCTCGGCGACGCGCTCGCCCTGCTCGTCGGTCGGGGGCTGTGGCAGCTCGTGGTCGTGCTCGCCGTGGTGTTCGTCGTGGGGCGCGCGGTGTCGGCGAACCCGGCGTTCGCGGTGGCCGCGGCCGTGCCCTCGGCGCTCGTCGTGCTCCTGCCGGAGCCCGACGGCGGCCCGTTCACGCGCTCGCTCGACGGGCTGATCGGCGGCGCGGTGGCGCTGCTCGCGACGGCGCTCGTGCCGCGCGACCCGCGGCGCGCGGCGGCGCGCGACGGGCGTGCGCTGTTCTCGGTGCTCGAGGAGTCGCTCGCCGGCGTCGTCGACGCGCTCGCGGATGCCGACCCCGCGGCCGCCGAGCTGGCCCTCTCGCGGCTGCGGCGCACGCAGCCGCTCGTCGACGCCTGGGCGACCTCGCTCGACTCGGCGATCTCGGTCGCGCGGATCTCCCCGTGGGTGCACCGGCAGCTGCCCGAGCTGCGCCGCGACGCGCGGGTGGCGGCGGCCGCCGACCTCACGGCGCGGCACCTGCGCACGATCGCGCGGCGCTCCGAGTTCCTCGTGCGCGACGGGCGGTCGCGACCCGAGCTCGCGAGCGTGGTGTCGCAACTCGCGACCGCCGTGCGTCTGCTCGGGCTGGAGCTCGACGACGCGGAACTCGCGGGCTCGGCCCGCACCGAGCTCACGCACCTCGCCGCGCGGCTGGACCCCGCATCCCTCATCCCGGGTGCGGGCGCCTCCGACGTCACGGTGCTCCTCCTCCTGCGCCCCCTCGCCGTCGACCTGCTCGTCGCCACCGCCCTCACCCCGGGCGAGGCCCGGTCCCTCCTCCCGCCCGTCGACTGA
- the ygfZ gene encoding CAF17-like 4Fe-4S cluster assembly/insertion protein YgfZ produces MSSKPPAEHYGDPFGEQRALAAGRAIVDLSDRDVVTVTGPDRLSWLDSLTSQALAQLAPGASAETLLLDPSGRIEYAARVLDDGETTWLLMDADTGAGFAAFLERMRFMLRVEVADRSAEYATIGTLGEAPAATAAPNGVPLVWVDPWSAVQAGGYQYAAGEHPAAGWSYREALVARDRLGELAGLPAAGTLALEALRIAAWRPRAGTELDERAIPHEFDWLRSAVHLAKGCYRGQETVAKVHNLGHPPRRLVLLHLDGSDNVLPAPGAEVRLGRPDAAGDVVGRVTASAIHHELGPVALALVKRSADPASELTVDADGVLVPAAQEVIVPPGAGSVAEVPRLPRLGAVRR; encoded by the coding sequence GTGTCGAGTAAGCCGCCCGCCGAGCACTACGGCGACCCGTTCGGCGAGCAGCGCGCGCTCGCCGCGGGCCGCGCGATCGTCGACCTCTCCGACCGTGACGTCGTCACCGTGACGGGCCCCGACCGGCTCAGCTGGCTCGACTCGCTCACCTCGCAGGCCCTCGCGCAGCTCGCGCCCGGCGCATCCGCCGAGACGCTGCTGCTCGACCCGAGCGGCCGCATCGAGTACGCGGCGCGCGTGCTCGACGACGGCGAGACGACCTGGCTGCTCATGGACGCCGACACGGGCGCCGGCTTCGCCGCCTTCCTCGAGCGGATGCGGTTCATGCTGCGCGTCGAGGTCGCCGACCGCTCGGCCGAGTACGCCACGATCGGCACGCTCGGCGAGGCGCCCGCCGCGACGGCCGCGCCGAACGGCGTGCCGCTCGTCTGGGTCGACCCGTGGAGCGCCGTGCAGGCGGGCGGGTACCAGTACGCCGCCGGCGAGCACCCCGCCGCGGGGTGGAGCTACCGCGAGGCGCTCGTCGCCCGCGATCGCCTGGGCGAGCTCGCCGGGCTGCCCGCCGCAGGCACCCTCGCGCTCGAGGCGCTGCGCATCGCCGCCTGGCGCCCGCGCGCCGGCACCGAGCTCGACGAGCGCGCCATCCCGCACGAGTTCGACTGGCTGCGCAGCGCCGTGCACCTCGCGAAGGGCTGCTACCGCGGGCAGGAGACCGTCGCCAAGGTGCACAACCTCGGCCACCCGCCGCGTCGCCTCGTGCTGCTGCACCTCGACGGCAGCGACAACGTGCTGCCGGCGCCCGGCGCCGAGGTGCGGCTCGGCCGCCCGGACGCCGCGGGCGACGTCGTCGGGCGGGTCACGGCATCCGCGATCCACCACGAACTCGGCCCGGTCGCGCTCGCCCTCGTGAAGCGCTCGGCCGACCCCGCATCCGAGCTGACCGTCGACGCCGACGGCGTGCTCGTGCCCGCCGCGCAGGAGGTCATCGTGCCCCCGGGGGCGGGATCCGTGGCGGAGGTGCCGCGCCTGCCGCGGCTCGGCGCTGTGCGGCGCTGA
- a CDS encoding nitrobindin family protein, translated as MFELDVDLPAELVPLSWLIGVWEGSGVVAYRVGDEVREHEFGQRVAFSHDGTPHLQYSCSTWLLPDAASLADDEPAPDPRPLFSEIGYWRLARPLGDADDGPAMLPGSGAPVFRTAEAVETLRNGRGAFDIEVLLVQPGGVSELYLGEIKGPRIDLATDAVLRSPTAKEYAAATRLYGLVEDHLLWAWDIAALGQDLRTHASGRLARVE; from the coding sequence GTGTTCGAGCTCGACGTCGACCTGCCGGCGGAACTCGTCCCGCTCTCCTGGCTGATCGGCGTCTGGGAGGGCTCCGGCGTCGTCGCCTACCGGGTGGGCGACGAGGTGCGCGAGCACGAGTTCGGTCAGCGGGTGGCGTTCAGCCACGACGGCACCCCGCACCTGCAGTACAGCTGCTCGACGTGGCTGCTGCCGGACGCCGCATCCCTCGCCGACGACGAGCCGGCGCCCGACCCGCGTCCGCTGTTCTCCGAGATCGGCTACTGGCGTCTCGCCCGGCCGCTCGGCGACGCGGATGACGGCCCAGCCATGCTGCCGGGCTCCGGGGCGCCCGTGTTCCGCACCGCCGAGGCCGTCGAGACGCTGCGCAACGGGCGCGGCGCCTTCGACATCGAGGTGCTGCTCGTGCAGCCGGGCGGCGTGAGCGAGCTGTACCTCGGCGAGATCAAGGGGCCGCGCATCGACCTCGCGACGGATGCCGTGCTCCGCTCGCCGACCGCGAAGGAGTACGCCGCGGCGACCCGCCTGTACGGCCTCGTCGAGGACCACCTGCTGTGGGCGTGGGACATCGCCGCGCTCGGCCAGGACCTGCGCACCCACGCATCCGGGCGGTTGGCGCGTGTCGAGTAA
- a CDS encoding response regulator transcription factor: MAQLLILSSAADTDVLPALNLLSHRVRAIPAEPASLVNAPTSDLVFVDARQDLASAKSLCKILRTTGLAVPLVLVLTEGGLTAVSADWGVDEVILSTAGPAEVDARIRLVIDRLAKENSVSKIQASGVVIDEASYSAKVHGRPLDLTFKEFELLRFLATHPSRVFTREQLLSEVWGYDYFGGTRTVDVHVRRLRAKLGDLESLIGTVRNVGYRFNVYEDEQTPVGSGV; the protein is encoded by the coding sequence GTGGCGCAGCTCCTGATTCTGAGCTCTGCAGCCGACACGGACGTGCTGCCGGCGCTGAACCTGCTCAGCCACCGTGTCCGTGCGATCCCGGCCGAGCCGGCGTCGCTCGTCAACGCCCCCACCTCCGACCTCGTCTTCGTGGATGCGCGCCAGGATCTGGCGAGCGCGAAGTCGCTGTGCAAGATCCTCCGCACCACCGGTCTCGCGGTGCCGCTCGTGCTCGTGCTGACCGAGGGCGGGCTCACCGCGGTGTCGGCCGACTGGGGCGTCGACGAGGTCATCCTCTCCACCGCGGGGCCCGCCGAGGTGGATGCGCGCATCCGCCTCGTGATCGACCGGCTCGCCAAGGAGAACTCGGTCTCGAAGATCCAGGCCTCCGGCGTCGTCATCGACGAGGCCAGCTACTCGGCGAAGGTGCACGGCCGCCCGCTCGACCTCACCTTCAAGGAGTTCGAGCTGCTGCGCTTCCTCGCCACCCACCCGAGCCGCGTGTTCACCCGCGAGCAGCTGCTCAGCGAGGTGTGGGGCTACGACTACTTCGGCGGCACCCGCACCGTCGACGTGCACGTGCGGCGCCTGCGCGCCAAGCTCGGCGACCTCGAGAGCCTCATCGGCACGGTGCGCAACGTCGGCTACCGCTTCAACGTCTACGAGGACGAGCAGACCCCGGTGGGCTCGGGCGTCTGA
- a CDS encoding RNA degradosome polyphosphate kinase has translation METNSPLGDATLAADLLDDYDADPAPVDDGTLPPDRFLDREISWLAFNQRVLELAEDPALPLLERANFLAIFASNLDEFFMVRVAGLKRRIDTGLAVPTNVGRAPLDVLSDISERAHELQARHARAFNELVKPALDEAGIRVETWAALDEADREVLHETFQNQIFPVLMPLAVDPAHPFPYISGLSLNLSIRVRNPKTDKVEFARLKVPTNLPRFVQLPNSQAQLRYIPLEDLIANHLGELFPGMEVLEHHEFRVTRNEDVVIEEDETENLLQALEKELLRRRFGSPIRLEITDDMDEVTLGLLMQELRITDREVYRLPAPLDLGGLFEVSRLDRPELKYPRRVPTTSVYLQPTEPTERPDIFASISKGDILLHHPYESFATSVQTFLEQAAADPNVLAIKQTLYRTSGDSPIVEALIDAAEAGKAVLALVEIKARFDEQANISWARKLEKAGVHVVYGLVGLKTHCKLALVVRQEGGTLTHYSHIGTGNYNPKTSRLYEDLGLLTADDTVGKDLTRLFNELSGYAIEKKFKRLLVAPLHLRAGLLKRIDAEAEAARAGKPSGIRIKVNSMVDEAIIDALYRASQAGVPVDVLVRGICSLRPGVPGLSENIRVRSILGRYLEHSRIFSFHNDGDPQVYIGSADMMHRNLDRRVEALVRLVKPEHLTEIQQLLDLGMDDETSSWHLEPEGVWVRHDRDAAGVPLRDAQDERWRQVSSRRRGAR, from the coding sequence ATGGAGACCAACAGCCCGCTCGGCGACGCGACACTCGCGGCCGACCTGCTCGACGACTACGACGCGGATCCCGCGCCCGTCGACGACGGGACGCTGCCTCCCGACCGCTTCCTCGACCGCGAGATCAGCTGGCTCGCCTTCAACCAGCGGGTGCTCGAACTCGCCGAGGATCCGGCCCTGCCGCTGCTCGAGCGCGCCAACTTCCTCGCGATCTTCGCCTCCAACCTCGACGAGTTCTTCATGGTGCGGGTCGCCGGTCTCAAGCGCCGCATCGACACGGGCCTCGCCGTGCCCACCAACGTGGGCCGCGCCCCGCTGGACGTGCTGAGCGACATCTCCGAGCGCGCCCACGAGCTGCAGGCCCGCCACGCGCGCGCCTTCAACGAGCTCGTCAAGCCCGCCCTCGACGAGGCCGGCATCCGCGTCGAGACGTGGGCCGCGCTCGACGAGGCCGACCGGGAGGTGCTGCACGAGACCTTCCAGAACCAGATCTTCCCCGTGCTCATGCCGCTCGCGGTCGACCCGGCGCACCCCTTCCCCTACATCTCGGGCCTCTCGCTCAACCTCTCCATCCGGGTGCGCAACCCGAAGACCGACAAGGTCGAGTTCGCCCGCCTCAAGGTGCCCACCAACCTGCCGCGCTTCGTGCAGCTGCCGAACTCGCAGGCGCAGCTGCGCTACATCCCCCTCGAGGACCTCATCGCCAACCACCTCGGCGAGCTGTTCCCGGGCATGGAGGTGCTCGAGCACCACGAGTTCCGGGTGACCCGCAACGAGGATGTCGTGATCGAGGAGGACGAGACCGAGAACCTCCTGCAGGCGCTCGAGAAGGAGCTGCTCCGCCGCCGCTTCGGCTCGCCCATCCGCCTCGAGATCACCGACGACATGGACGAGGTGACGCTCGGCCTGCTCATGCAGGAGCTGCGGATCACCGACCGCGAGGTGTACCGGCTGCCGGCGCCGCTCGACCTCGGCGGTCTCTTCGAGGTCTCCCGACTCGACCGGCCGGAGCTCAAGTACCCGCGCCGGGTGCCCACGACCTCCGTCTACCTGCAGCCGACCGAGCCGACCGAGCGGCCCGACATCTTCGCCTCGATCAGCAAGGGCGACATCCTGCTGCACCACCCCTACGAGTCGTTCGCGACGAGCGTGCAGACCTTCCTGGAGCAGGCGGCCGCCGACCCGAACGTGCTCGCCATCAAGCAGACCCTCTACCGCACGAGCGGCGACAGCCCCATCGTCGAGGCGCTCATCGACGCGGCGGAGGCGGGCAAGGCGGTGCTCGCGCTCGTCGAGATCAAGGCGCGCTTCGACGAGCAGGCCAACATCTCGTGGGCCCGCAAGCTCGAGAAGGCGGGCGTGCACGTCGTGTACGGCCTCGTCGGGCTGAAGACCCACTGCAAGCTCGCGCTCGTGGTGCGCCAGGAGGGCGGCACGCTCACCCACTACAGCCACATCGGCACGGGCAACTACAACCCGAAGACGAGCCGCCTCTACGAGGACCTCGGGCTGCTGACCGCCGACGACACGGTCGGCAAGGACCTCACCCGGCTCTTCAACGAGCTCTCCGGCTACGCGATCGAGAAGAAGTTCAAGCGCCTGCTGGTGGCGCCGCTGCACCTGCGCGCGGGGCTGCTCAAGCGCATCGACGCGGAGGCGGAGGCGGCGCGCGCGGGCAAGCCCAGCGGCATCCGCATCAAGGTCAACTCGATGGTCGACGAGGCCATCATCGACGCGCTCTACCGGGCCAGCCAGGCGGGCGTGCCCGTGGATGTGCTCGTGCGGGGCATCTGCTCGCTGCGGCCGGGCGTGCCGGGGCTCAGCGAGAACATCCGGGTGCGCTCGATCCTCGGGCGCTACCTCGAGCACTCGCGCATCTTCTCCTTCCACAACGACGGCGACCCGCAGGTCTACATCGGCAGCGCCGACATGATGCACCGCAACCTCGACCGCCGCGTCGAGGCGCTCGTGCGGCTCGTGAAGCCCGAGCACCTCACCGAGATCCAGCAGCTGCTCGACCTCGGCATGGACGACGAGACCTCGTCGTGGCACCTCGAGCCGGAGGGCGTGTGGGTGCGCCACGACCGGGACGCCGCGGGCGTGCCGCTGCGCGACGCGCAGGACGAGCGCTGGCGCCAGGTGTCGAGTCGTCGGCGGGGAGCACGGTGA
- a CDS encoding NUDIX hydrolase translates to MSQPPVLAAGAVCWRVSKKGKPKILLVHRTQHKDVSLPKGKLDPGETLPETAVREIAEETGLIIALGAPLGVVEYQLPGGRDKQVYYWAAEVSPDAIANSTFASNDEIEELHWVGLEKARRVLSYPHDMDIVDRFAELFAQGRARTFAIVALRHGKAVPAEDWDGPDSTRPLMQRGTDQSLSVAHGVAAFRPKKLISSTAERCLRTIAPTARVTGLPVDEDPVISQDAYRSGGQAVREFVAKRIRKGESVVLCSHGPVLPQIIAAVAAETGGSGATRLQRAAALATAEYAVLHVPVDDPASGIVAVEVHGPTV, encoded by the coding sequence GTGAGTCAGCCGCCGGTGCTCGCCGCGGGGGCGGTGTGCTGGCGCGTCTCGAAGAAGGGCAAGCCGAAGATCCTGCTCGTGCACCGCACGCAGCACAAGGACGTCTCGCTGCCCAAGGGCAAGCTCGACCCGGGCGAGACGCTGCCCGAGACCGCGGTGCGCGAGATCGCCGAGGAGACCGGGCTCATCATCGCGCTCGGCGCCCCGCTCGGGGTCGTCGAATACCAGCTGCCCGGCGGCCGCGACAAGCAGGTGTACTACTGGGCGGCCGAGGTGAGCCCGGACGCGATCGCCAACTCGACCTTCGCCTCCAACGACGAGATCGAGGAGCTGCACTGGGTGGGGCTCGAGAAGGCCCGCCGCGTGCTCAGCTACCCGCACGACATGGACATCGTCGACCGCTTCGCCGAGCTGTTCGCGCAGGGCCGCGCGCGCACCTTCGCGATCGTGGCGCTGCGGCACGGCAAGGCCGTGCCCGCCGAGGACTGGGACGGCCCCGACTCGACCCGCCCCCTCATGCAGCGCGGCACCGACCAGTCCCTCAGCGTCGCCCACGGCGTCGCCGCCTTCCGGCCGAAGAAGCTCATCAGCTCGACCGCCGAGCGCTGCCTGCGCACGATCGCCCCCACGGCGCGCGTGACGGGGCTGCCGGTCGACGAGGACCCGGTCATCAGCCAGGACGCGTACCGCTCGGGCGGGCAGGCCGTGCGCGAGTTCGTCGCCAAACGCATCCGCAAGGGCGAGTCGGTCGTGCTGTGCAGCCACGGACCCGTGCTGCCGCAGATCATCGCGGCGGTCGCCGCCGAGACGGGCGGATCGGGCGCCACCCGGCTGCAGCGCGCGGCCGCGCTCGCCACGGCCGAGTACGCCGTGCTGCACGTGCCGGTCGACGACCCGGCATCCGGGATCGTCGCCGTCGAGGTGCACGGACCGACCGTCTGA